The following coding sequences are from one Vulpes vulpes isolate BD-2025 chromosome 12, VulVul3, whole genome shotgun sequence window:
- the USP1 gene encoding ubiquitin carboxyl-terminal hydrolase 1 isoform X1, translating into MPGVIPSESNGLSRGSPSKKNRLSLKFFQKKETKRALDFTDSQENEEKASEYRGSEIDQVVPAAQSSPVHCEKRENLLPFVGLNNLGNTCYLNSILQVLYFCPGFKSGVKHLFNVISRKKEALKDEANQKDKGNCKEDSLASYELICSLQSLIISVEQLQASFLLNPEKYTDELATQPRRLLNTLRELNPMYEGYLQHDAQEVLQCILGNIQETCQLLKKEEVKNVVELSTKIEEKPHQKEEMSGINSIEMDNLRPSEDYKEKLPKGNGKRKSDTEFGNMKKKVKVSKEHQSLEENQRQTRSKRKATGDTLEIPSKIIPKCVSENESARPSQKKSRVKISWLKPATKQPSILSKFCSLGKITTNQGSKEQLKENEYDLEEDLGKCENDNTTNGCELESPGDNVKPVNVNEVKPINKGAEQIGFELVEKLFQGQLVLRTRCLECESLTERREDFQDISVPVQEDELSKVEESSEISPEPKTEMKTLRWAISQFASVERIVGEDKYFCENCHHYTEAERSLLFDKMPEVITIHLKCFAASGLEFDCYGGGLSKINTPLLTPLKLSLEEWSTKPTNDSYGLFAVVMHSGITISSGHYTASVKVTDLNSLELDKGNFVIDQMCEIGKPEPLNEDEARGVVENYDDDEVSIRVSGNTQPSKVLNKKNVEAIGLLGGQKSKADYELYNKASNPDKVASTAFAENRNSETNNTNGTHEFDTNKESSDQTGINFSGFENKISCVVQSLKEYEGKWLLFDDSEVKVTEEKDFLNSLSPSTSPTSTPYLLFYKKL; encoded by the exons ATGCCTGGTGTCATACCTAGTGAAAGTAATGGGCTTTCAAGAGGTAGCCCGTCAAAGAAAAACAGACTTTCCCTGAAGttttttcagaaaaaggaaactaagagAGCCTTGGATTTCACGGATtctcaagaaaatgaagaaaaggctTCTGAATATAGAGGATCTGAAAT TGATCAAGTTGTCCCTGCAGCACAGTCCTCACCTGTACActgtgagaagagagaaaacttaCTACCCTTTGTGGGACTGAATAATCTCGGCAACACTTGTTACCTTAATAGTATACTTCAG GTATTATATTTTTGTCCTGGTTTTAAATCTGGAGTGAAGCACTTATTCAACGTTATttcaaggaagaaagaagccCTAAAAGATGAAGCCAATCAAAAAgataag GGAAATTGCAAAGAAGATTCTTTGGCAAGTTATGAACTAATATGCAGTTTACAGTCCTTGATCATTTCAGTTGAACAGCTTCAGGCTAGCTTTCTCTTAAATCCAGAAAAATACACTGATGAACTTGCTACTCAGCCAAGGCGACTGCTCAACACACTCAG ggAACTCAACCCTATGTATGAAGGATATCTACAGCATGATGCACAGGAAGTATTACAGTGTATTTTGGGAAACATTCAAGAAACATGCCAActcctaaaaaaagaagaagtaaaaaatgTGGTAGAATTATCTACTAAGATAGAAGAAAAACCTCATCAGAAAGAGGAAATGAGTGGTATTAACAGCATAGAGATGGACAATCTTAGGCCTTCtgaagattataaagaaaaactcccaaaaggaaatgggaaaagaaaaagtgacacTGAATTTGGTAACatgaagaaaaaagttaaagtatCCAAGGAACACCAGTCATTGGAAGAGAACCAGAGACAAACCAGATCAAAAAGGAAAGCTACAGGTGATACGTTAGAGATTCCTTCTAAAATAATCCCCAAGTGTGTTTCTGAAAATGAAAGTGCAAGACCCTcacaaaagaaatcaagagttaaaatAAGTTGGTTAAAGCCTGCAACTAAGCAACCCAGCATTCTTTCTAAATTCTGTAGTCTGGGGAAAATAACAACAAACCAGGGATCCAAAGAAcaattgaaagaaaatgaatatgatCTTGAAGAGGACTTGGGGAAGTGTGAAAATGATAACACAACTAATGGTTGTGAACTTGAATCTCCAGGGGATAATGTTAAGCCTGTTAATGTTAATGAAGTTAAGCCCATAAACAAAG gtGCAGAGCAAATTGGTTTTGAGCTAGTAGAGAAATTATTTCAAGGTCAGCTGGTATTAAGGACTCGTTGCTTAGAATGTGAAAGtttaacagaaagaagagaagatttTCAGGACATCAGTGTGCCAGTACAAGAAGATGAGCTTTCCAAAGTAGAGGAGAGTTCTGAAA TTTCTCCAGAgccaaaaacagaaatgaagaccCTGAGATGGGCAATTTCACAGTTTGCTTCAGTGGAGAGGATTGTAGGAGAAGataaatatttctgtgaaaattgcCATCATTATACTGAAGCCGAACGAAGTCTTTTGTTTGACAAAATGCCTGAAGTTATAACTATTCATTTGAAGTGCTTTGCTGCTAGTGGCTTGGA GTTTGATTGTTATGGTGGTGGACTTTCCAAGATCAACACTCCTTTACTGACACCTCTTAAATTGTCACTAGAAGAATGGAGCACAAAGCCAACCAACGACAGCTATGGATTATTTGCGGTTGTGATGCACAGTGGCATTACCATCAGTAGTGGGCATTACACTGCTTCTGTTAAAGTCACCGACCTTAACAGTTTAGAACTAGATAAGGGAAATTTTGTCATCGACCAAATGTGTGAAATAGGTAAGCCAGAACCATTGAATGAGGATGAAGCAAGGGGTGTGGTTGaaaattatgatgatgatgaagtgTCAATTAGAGTTAGTGGAAATACACAGCCAAGTAAAGTtttgaacaaaaaaaatgtagaagcTATTGGACTTCTTGGAGGACAAAAGAGCAAAGCAGATTATGAGCTATACAACAAAGCATCTAATCCTGATAAAGTTGCCAGTACAGCATTTGctgaaaatagaaattctgaGACTAACAATACTAATGGGACCCATGAATTTGATACAAACAAAGAATCCAGTGACCAAACAGGCATTAACTTTAGTGGATTTGAGAACAAAATTTCATGTGTAGTGCAAAGCTTAAAGGAGTATGAGGGGAAATGGTTACTTTTTGATGATTCTGAAGTGAAAGTTACTGAAGAGAAGGACTTTTTgaattctctttccccttctacATCTCCTACATCTACTCCTTATTtgctattttataagaaattatag
- the USP1 gene encoding ubiquitin carboxyl-terminal hydrolase 1 isoform X2, with protein sequence MPGVIPSESNGLSRGSPSKKNRLSLKFFQKKETKRALDFTDSQENEEKASEYRGSEIDQVVPAAQSSPVHCEKRENLLPFVGLNNLGNTCYLNSILQVLYFCPGFKSGVKHLFNVISRKKEALKDEANQKDKGNCKEDSLASYELICSLQSLIISVEQLQASFLLNPEKYTDELATQPRRLLNTLRELNPMYEGYLQHDAQEVLQCILGNIQETCQLLKKEEVKNVVELSTKIEEKPHQKEEMSGINSIEMDNLRPSEDYKEKLPKGNGKRKSDTEFGNMKKKVKVSKEHQSLEENQRQTRSKRKATGAEQIGFELVEKLFQGQLVLRTRCLECESLTERREDFQDISVPVQEDELSKVEESSEISPEPKTEMKTLRWAISQFASVERIVGEDKYFCENCHHYTEAERSLLFDKMPEVITIHLKCFAASGLEFDCYGGGLSKINTPLLTPLKLSLEEWSTKPTNDSYGLFAVVMHSGITISSGHYTASVKVTDLNSLELDKGNFVIDQMCEIGKPEPLNEDEARGVVENYDDDEVSIRVSGNTQPSKVLNKKNVEAIGLLGGQKSKADYELYNKASNPDKVASTAFAENRNSETNNTNGTHEFDTNKESSDQTGINFSGFENKISCVVQSLKEYEGKWLLFDDSEVKVTEEKDFLNSLSPSTSPTSTPYLLFYKKL encoded by the exons ATGCCTGGTGTCATACCTAGTGAAAGTAATGGGCTTTCAAGAGGTAGCCCGTCAAAGAAAAACAGACTTTCCCTGAAGttttttcagaaaaaggaaactaagagAGCCTTGGATTTCACGGATtctcaagaaaatgaagaaaaggctTCTGAATATAGAGGATCTGAAAT TGATCAAGTTGTCCCTGCAGCACAGTCCTCACCTGTACActgtgagaagagagaaaacttaCTACCCTTTGTGGGACTGAATAATCTCGGCAACACTTGTTACCTTAATAGTATACTTCAG GTATTATATTTTTGTCCTGGTTTTAAATCTGGAGTGAAGCACTTATTCAACGTTATttcaaggaagaaagaagccCTAAAAGATGAAGCCAATCAAAAAgataag GGAAATTGCAAAGAAGATTCTTTGGCAAGTTATGAACTAATATGCAGTTTACAGTCCTTGATCATTTCAGTTGAACAGCTTCAGGCTAGCTTTCTCTTAAATCCAGAAAAATACACTGATGAACTTGCTACTCAGCCAAGGCGACTGCTCAACACACTCAG ggAACTCAACCCTATGTATGAAGGATATCTACAGCATGATGCACAGGAAGTATTACAGTGTATTTTGGGAAACATTCAAGAAACATGCCAActcctaaaaaaagaagaagtaaaaaatgTGGTAGAATTATCTACTAAGATAGAAGAAAAACCTCATCAGAAAGAGGAAATGAGTGGTATTAACAGCATAGAGATGGACAATCTTAGGCCTTCtgaagattataaagaaaaactcccaaaaggaaatgggaaaagaaaaagtgacacTGAATTTGGTAACatgaagaaaaaagttaaagtatCCAAGGAACACCAGTCATTGGAAGAGAACCAGAGACAAACCAGATCAAAAAGGAAAGCTACAG gtGCAGAGCAAATTGGTTTTGAGCTAGTAGAGAAATTATTTCAAGGTCAGCTGGTATTAAGGACTCGTTGCTTAGAATGTGAAAGtttaacagaaagaagagaagatttTCAGGACATCAGTGTGCCAGTACAAGAAGATGAGCTTTCCAAAGTAGAGGAGAGTTCTGAAA TTTCTCCAGAgccaaaaacagaaatgaagaccCTGAGATGGGCAATTTCACAGTTTGCTTCAGTGGAGAGGATTGTAGGAGAAGataaatatttctgtgaaaattgcCATCATTATACTGAAGCCGAACGAAGTCTTTTGTTTGACAAAATGCCTGAAGTTATAACTATTCATTTGAAGTGCTTTGCTGCTAGTGGCTTGGA GTTTGATTGTTATGGTGGTGGACTTTCCAAGATCAACACTCCTTTACTGACACCTCTTAAATTGTCACTAGAAGAATGGAGCACAAAGCCAACCAACGACAGCTATGGATTATTTGCGGTTGTGATGCACAGTGGCATTACCATCAGTAGTGGGCATTACACTGCTTCTGTTAAAGTCACCGACCTTAACAGTTTAGAACTAGATAAGGGAAATTTTGTCATCGACCAAATGTGTGAAATAGGTAAGCCAGAACCATTGAATGAGGATGAAGCAAGGGGTGTGGTTGaaaattatgatgatgatgaagtgTCAATTAGAGTTAGTGGAAATACACAGCCAAGTAAAGTtttgaacaaaaaaaatgtagaagcTATTGGACTTCTTGGAGGACAAAAGAGCAAAGCAGATTATGAGCTATACAACAAAGCATCTAATCCTGATAAAGTTGCCAGTACAGCATTTGctgaaaatagaaattctgaGACTAACAATACTAATGGGACCCATGAATTTGATACAAACAAAGAATCCAGTGACCAAACAGGCATTAACTTTAGTGGATTTGAGAACAAAATTTCATGTGTAGTGCAAAGCTTAAAGGAGTATGAGGGGAAATGGTTACTTTTTGATGATTCTGAAGTGAAAGTTACTGAAGAGAAGGACTTTTTgaattctctttccccttctacATCTCCTACATCTACTCCTTATTtgctattttataagaaattatag